The Salvia miltiorrhiza cultivar Shanhuang (shh) chromosome 1, IMPLAD_Smil_shh, whole genome shotgun sequence genome has a window encoding:
- the LOC131015363 gene encoding transcription factor MYBS3-like: protein MTRRCSHCSHNGHNSRTCPNRGVKLFGVRLTDGSIRKSASMGNLTHYMGGGGGSGSATPVSGAAHDSPADTPDHPSAGSAAADGYASEDFVAGSSSSRERKKGVPWTEEEHRLFLLGLQKLGKGDWRGIARNYVISRTPTQVASHAQKYFIRQSNVSRRKRRSSLFDIVADESADTTVMSRDFFPVNPSQAETQSSTPAAPAAVDEECESMESANSNDGDTALTNPEGSQYPYPVMYPAYVAPLFPLPVQFWPGYNTEPVKAETHEVVKPTAVHSKSPINVDELVGMSNLSLGESIGDGGPSALSLKLVEGSERPSAFQANPASGNSGMNSSHNPIHAL from the exons ATGACGAGGAGGTGCTCGCATTGCAGCCACAACGGCCACAATTCCCGCACGTGTCCGAATCGAGGCGTCAAGCTTTTTGGGGTCCGATTGACTGATGGTTCGATTCGGAAGAGCGCCAGTATGGGTAATTTGACCCATTAcatgggcggcggcggcgggagcGGGAGCGCCACGCCAGTCAGCGGCGCTGCTCACGACTCTCCGGCGGACACCCCCGACCACCCCTCTGCTggctccgccgccgccgacggcTACGCGTCTGAAGACTTCGTTGCTGGGTCTTCTTCCAGCCGGGAGAGGAAGAAAg GAGTGCCTTGGACAGAAGAAGAACATAGGTTATTTCTGCTTGGTTTGCAAAAGCTTGGCAAAGGTGATTGGCGTGGCATTGCACGGAACTATGTGATCTCTAGAACACCTACTCAGGTTGCTAGCCATGCCCAAAAGTACTTCATCAGACAAAGTAATGTGTCTAGGAGGAAAAGACGCTCGAGCCTATTTGATATTGTGGCCGATGAA TCTGCCGATACTACTGTGATGTCAAGGGATTTTTTCCCTGTGAACCCTTCTCAAGCCGAGACACAAAGCAGCACTCCAGCGGCACCTGCTGCTGTGGATGAAGAATGTGAATCCATGGAATCTGCAAACTCCAACGACGGGGACACTGCTCTGACGAACCCGGAGGGCTCTCAATATCCTTACCCCGTCATGTATCCTGCTTATGTCGCTCCACTCTTCCCGTTGCCCGTTCAATTTTGGCCAGGATACAACACGGAGCCCGTCAAAGCAGAAACCCATGAAGTGGTGAAGCCAACTGCTGTGCATTCGAAGAGCCCTATCAATGTGGACGAGCTTGTTGGCATGTCGAATCTAAGCCTAGGGGAATCCATCGGGGATGGTGGGCCGTCAGCCCTCTCACTTAAACTCGTTGAAGGCTCTGAGAGGCCGTCTGCGTTTCAGGCGAATCCAGCTTCTGGTAATTCAGGCATGAACTCTAGTCACAATCCAATTCATGCCCTCTAG
- the LOC131015348 gene encoding E3 ubiquitin-protein ligase HOS1-like isoform X1 — MVGPKFDEPTASRTQKALVRLASIDPMELCNEAKVERCRATRDLRSCGRNVQRVLIPCGHAALCDECSQRCDVCPICRMSLPKGGNELPLRLYYECIEAGLISKRCDDRLRDKEDTANQLVADVQRLYSLFDVSLENNLVSLICHYIMDVCMDEGAVSSDPVTAFLLDEKVVKDWCRRTFKSILEELKAIYSKTVSEMKTELSSLLKNSSKLAGLSNVLEVLESSFRGSISAIIQDLNHLQESILKTKQHLEIMAWCIRHEFLENVSSRFSHASWRSSVHERKSAAISRAWPGLVAGVLGSSEGSTSSLFVEDALSNLETDQGCGHQDEGELAISSLLTSGGNSFFLSKLQGLAGCYPFESLRAAVDLLFLQGNSNLVVAKQAIFLYFLFDRHWTIPEDDWRDIVDDFAVTFCITRHSLLESFVFYLLDDHTDEALKEACRLLPEIASPHIHPKVAQTLLERQNPDAALMTLRWSGRVGGATLVSIQEAVTAVRVQVECGLLTEAFMYQRMICTKVKDKKLKDAYDEANEQLNNWLVWLEILVSEICCLCIKRSLVDRMIELPWNADEEKHLQKCLFDVAQNDPASTVGSLLVVFHLQRYRYVEAYQVHCKLQSMEEDFISKHQNEEMSHKVKLLNHWRKTLVDQSVDLLPDVVQQQLKNGKLPEVEAFYGEHNIPPESKLPTVPEPILGNLLFKVPDQWEANGFVHHQP, encoded by the exons ATGGTTGGTCCAAAGTTCGACGAGCCCACCGCATCTCGTACCCAG AAGGCGTTAGTTCGTTTGGCGTCGATTGATCCGATGGAGTTGTGCAATGAAGCTAAAGTAGAGCGGTGTAGGGCGACTAGGGATTTGAGAAGCTGCGGCCGCAATGTACAGAGGGTTCTTATTCCCTGCGGCCATGCTGCTTTGTGCGATGAATGCAGTCAAAGATGTGACGTTTGCCCCATTTGTCGAATGTCCCTGCCGAAGGGGGGAAATGAGCTCCCCCTTCGTCTTTATTACGAATGCATTGAGGCAGGTCTTATTTCTAAGAGGTGTGATGATAGATTGAGAGATAAAGAGGATACCGCCAATCAACTTGTTGCTGATGTTCAACGGTTGTATTCGCTCTTCGATGTCTCCTTGGAGAACAACCTAGTTTCGTTGATTTGCCATT ATATTATGGATGTATGCATGGATGAAGGCGCTGTATCAAGTGATCCAGTTACTGCATTTTTGCTTGATGAGAAGGTTGTCAAAGACTGGTGCAGGCGGACTTTCAAAAGTATTTTGGAAGAACTCAAAGCAATAT ATAGTAAAACGGTATCAGAGATGAAAACAGAGTTAAGTTCTCTCCTGAAAAATTCTTCAAAGTTAGCAGGTCTGTCCAATGTTCTTGAAGTGTTGGAGTCTTCATTCAGAGGCTCTATTTCGGCAATCATTCAGGACCTTAATCATCTTCAAGAGAGTATATTGAAGACAAAACAG CACCTGGAGATCATGGCTTGGTGCATTAGACATGAATTTTTGGAAAATGTGAGCTCAAGATTTTCTCATGCATCATGGCGTTCATCTGTTCATGAAAGGAAATCTGCAGCAATTTCCCGAGCATGGCCTGGTTTGGTTGCTGGTGTCTTGGGGTCTAGTGAAGGAAGTACATCTAGCCTCTTTGTTGAAGATGCACTTTCAAACCTTGAAACAGATCAAGGATGTGGTCACCAAGATGAAGGGGAATTAGCAATTTCATCATTGCTGACCAGTGGGGGAAATTCATTTTTTCTATCTAAGTTACAGGGATTGGCAGGATGCTACCCTTTTGAAAGTCTCCGAGCTGCTGTTGACTTGCTCTTTCTACAAGGAAATTCTAACTTGGTGGTTGCCAAGCAAGCTATT TTCTTATATTTTCTCTTTGATCGGCACTGGACAATCCCTGAAGATGATTGGAGGGACATTGTTGATGATTTTGCTGTCACATTTTGTATAACCAGGCACTCTTTGCTGGAATCTTTTGTCTTCTATCTTTTGGATGACCACACTGATGAAGCTTTAAAG GAAGCATGCCGCCTCCTTCCTGAAATTGCAAGCCCACATATCCATCCTAAGGTTGCACAGACACTGTTAGAGAGACAGAATCCTGATGCAGCTCTTATGACACTGAGGTGGTCGGGGCGAGTTGGGGGAGCAACATTAGTTTCAATTCAGGAAGCTGTTACTGCTGTTAGGGTTCAGGTAGAGTGTGGACTTCTGACTGAGGCATTCATGTATCAGAGGATGATTTGTACAAAAGTCAAGGATAAGAAACTGAAAGATGCTTATGATGAAGCAAATGAACAGCTTAACAATTGGCTAGTCTGGTTAGAAATTTTGGTCTCTGAAATTTGTTGCCTTTGCATTAAGAGGAGCTTAGTGGATCGAATGATTGAGTTGCCCTGGAATGCTGATGAGGAGAAACATCTTCAGAAATGCTTGTTTGATGTAGCACAAAATGACCCTGCATCAACCGTGGGAAGCCTTCTTGTGGTTTTCCATCTACAG AGATATCGATATGTTGAAGCATACCAAGTGCACTGTAAACTTCAGAGTATGGAGGAAGATTTCATTTCAAAGCATCAGAATGAAGAAATGTCCCACAAAGTAAAACTATTGAATCATTGGAGGAAGACATTAGTT
- the LOC131015348 gene encoding E3 ubiquitin-protein ligase HOS1-like isoform X2 has translation MVGPKFDEPTASRTQALVRLASIDPMELCNEAKVERCRATRDLRSCGRNVQRVLIPCGHAALCDECSQRCDVCPICRMSLPKGGNELPLRLYYECIEAGLISKRCDDRLRDKEDTANQLVADVQRLYSLFDVSLENNLVSLICHYIMDVCMDEGAVSSDPVTAFLLDEKVVKDWCRRTFKSILEELKAIYSKTVSEMKTELSSLLKNSSKLAGLSNVLEVLESSFRGSISAIIQDLNHLQESILKTKQHLEIMAWCIRHEFLENVSSRFSHASWRSSVHERKSAAISRAWPGLVAGVLGSSEGSTSSLFVEDALSNLETDQGCGHQDEGELAISSLLTSGGNSFFLSKLQGLAGCYPFESLRAAVDLLFLQGNSNLVVAKQAIFLYFLFDRHWTIPEDDWRDIVDDFAVTFCITRHSLLESFVFYLLDDHTDEALKEACRLLPEIASPHIHPKVAQTLLERQNPDAALMTLRWSGRVGGATLVSIQEAVTAVRVQVECGLLTEAFMYQRMICTKVKDKKLKDAYDEANEQLNNWLVWLEILVSEICCLCIKRSLVDRMIELPWNADEEKHLQKCLFDVAQNDPASTVGSLLVVFHLQRYRYVEAYQVHCKLQSMEEDFISKHQNEEMSHKVKLLNHWRKTLVDQSVDLLPDVVQQQLKNGKLPEVEAFYGEHNIPPESKLPTVPEPILGNLLFKVPDQWEANGFVHHQP, from the exons ATGGTTGGTCCAAAGTTCGACGAGCCCACCGCATCTCGTACCCAG GCGTTAGTTCGTTTGGCGTCGATTGATCCGATGGAGTTGTGCAATGAAGCTAAAGTAGAGCGGTGTAGGGCGACTAGGGATTTGAGAAGCTGCGGCCGCAATGTACAGAGGGTTCTTATTCCCTGCGGCCATGCTGCTTTGTGCGATGAATGCAGTCAAAGATGTGACGTTTGCCCCATTTGTCGAATGTCCCTGCCGAAGGGGGGAAATGAGCTCCCCCTTCGTCTTTATTACGAATGCATTGAGGCAGGTCTTATTTCTAAGAGGTGTGATGATAGATTGAGAGATAAAGAGGATACCGCCAATCAACTTGTTGCTGATGTTCAACGGTTGTATTCGCTCTTCGATGTCTCCTTGGAGAACAACCTAGTTTCGTTGATTTGCCATT ATATTATGGATGTATGCATGGATGAAGGCGCTGTATCAAGTGATCCAGTTACTGCATTTTTGCTTGATGAGAAGGTTGTCAAAGACTGGTGCAGGCGGACTTTCAAAAGTATTTTGGAAGAACTCAAAGCAATAT ATAGTAAAACGGTATCAGAGATGAAAACAGAGTTAAGTTCTCTCCTGAAAAATTCTTCAAAGTTAGCAGGTCTGTCCAATGTTCTTGAAGTGTTGGAGTCTTCATTCAGAGGCTCTATTTCGGCAATCATTCAGGACCTTAATCATCTTCAAGAGAGTATATTGAAGACAAAACAG CACCTGGAGATCATGGCTTGGTGCATTAGACATGAATTTTTGGAAAATGTGAGCTCAAGATTTTCTCATGCATCATGGCGTTCATCTGTTCATGAAAGGAAATCTGCAGCAATTTCCCGAGCATGGCCTGGTTTGGTTGCTGGTGTCTTGGGGTCTAGTGAAGGAAGTACATCTAGCCTCTTTGTTGAAGATGCACTTTCAAACCTTGAAACAGATCAAGGATGTGGTCACCAAGATGAAGGGGAATTAGCAATTTCATCATTGCTGACCAGTGGGGGAAATTCATTTTTTCTATCTAAGTTACAGGGATTGGCAGGATGCTACCCTTTTGAAAGTCTCCGAGCTGCTGTTGACTTGCTCTTTCTACAAGGAAATTCTAACTTGGTGGTTGCCAAGCAAGCTATT TTCTTATATTTTCTCTTTGATCGGCACTGGACAATCCCTGAAGATGATTGGAGGGACATTGTTGATGATTTTGCTGTCACATTTTGTATAACCAGGCACTCTTTGCTGGAATCTTTTGTCTTCTATCTTTTGGATGACCACACTGATGAAGCTTTAAAG GAAGCATGCCGCCTCCTTCCTGAAATTGCAAGCCCACATATCCATCCTAAGGTTGCACAGACACTGTTAGAGAGACAGAATCCTGATGCAGCTCTTATGACACTGAGGTGGTCGGGGCGAGTTGGGGGAGCAACATTAGTTTCAATTCAGGAAGCTGTTACTGCTGTTAGGGTTCAGGTAGAGTGTGGACTTCTGACTGAGGCATTCATGTATCAGAGGATGATTTGTACAAAAGTCAAGGATAAGAAACTGAAAGATGCTTATGATGAAGCAAATGAACAGCTTAACAATTGGCTAGTCTGGTTAGAAATTTTGGTCTCTGAAATTTGTTGCCTTTGCATTAAGAGGAGCTTAGTGGATCGAATGATTGAGTTGCCCTGGAATGCTGATGAGGAGAAACATCTTCAGAAATGCTTGTTTGATGTAGCACAAAATGACCCTGCATCAACCGTGGGAAGCCTTCTTGTGGTTTTCCATCTACAG AGATATCGATATGTTGAAGCATACCAAGTGCACTGTAAACTTCAGAGTATGGAGGAAGATTTCATTTCAAAGCATCAGAATGAAGAAATGTCCCACAAAGTAAAACTATTGAATCATTGGAGGAAGACATTAGTT